In Streptomyces sp. NBC_01408, one DNA window encodes the following:
- a CDS encoding FAD-dependent oxidoreductase, translated as MPRPLRVAIVGAGPAGIYAADALLKSETAAEPGVSIDLFEKMPAPFGLIRYGVAPDHPRIKGIITALHQVLDKPQVRLFGNVDYPNDIGLDELRSFYDAVIFSTGATADRELSIPGVELAGSYGAADFVSWYDGHPDVPRTWPLEAEKVAVLGVGNVALDVARILAKTADELLPTEIPPNVHEGLKANKALEVHVFGRRGPAQAKFSPMELRELDHSPTIEVIVNPEDIDYDEGSIATRRANKQADMVAKTLENWAIRDIGDRPHKLFLHFFESPSEVLGEDGRVVGLRTERTELDGTGNVKGTGRFTDWDVQSVYRAVGYLSDELPKLPWDVESGTVPDEGGRVIEAGGHLQSTYVTGWIRRGPVGLIGHTKGDANETVANLLADHAEGRLHSPDAPAPEAVEAFLAERSVRYTTWEGWHRLDAAEKALGEPQGRARVKIVEREDMLDASGA; from the coding sequence ATGCCTCGCCCCCTGCGGGTAGCAATCGTCGGTGCCGGTCCCGCAGGGATCTACGCGGCGGACGCGCTGCTGAAGTCCGAGACCGCCGCCGAGCCCGGCGTGTCCATCGACCTCTTCGAGAAGATGCCCGCGCCCTTCGGCCTGATCCGCTACGGCGTCGCCCCCGACCACCCGAGGATCAAGGGCATCATCACCGCCCTGCACCAGGTGCTCGACAAGCCGCAGGTCCGCCTCTTCGGGAACGTCGACTACCCGAACGACATCGGCCTCGACGAGCTGCGCTCGTTCTACGACGCCGTGATCTTCTCCACGGGCGCCACCGCCGACCGCGAGCTGAGCATCCCGGGCGTCGAGCTGGCGGGCTCCTACGGCGCCGCCGACTTCGTCTCCTGGTACGACGGCCACCCGGACGTCCCCCGCACCTGGCCGCTGGAGGCGGAGAAGGTCGCGGTGCTGGGCGTAGGCAACGTCGCCCTCGACGTCGCGCGCATCCTGGCGAAGACGGCCGACGAACTGCTGCCGACCGAGATACCGCCGAACGTCCACGAGGGCCTCAAGGCCAACAAGGCGCTCGAGGTGCACGTCTTCGGACGCCGCGGTCCGGCCCAGGCCAAGTTCAGCCCCATGGAGCTGCGCGAACTGGACCACTCGCCCACCATCGAGGTCATCGTCAACCCCGAGGACATCGACTACGACGAGGGTTCGATCGCCACCCGCCGCGCCAACAAGCAGGCGGACATGGTCGCCAAGACCCTGGAGAACTGGGCGATCCGGGACATCGGCGACCGCCCCCACAAGCTGTTCCTGCACTTCTTCGAGTCCCCCTCCGAGGTGCTCGGCGAGGACGGCAGGGTCGTCGGCCTGCGCACCGAGCGCACCGAGCTCGACGGCACCGGCAATGTGAAGGGCACCGGCCGGTTCACCGACTGGGACGTCCAGTCCGTCTACCGGGCCGTGGGCTATCTCTCGGACGAGCTCCCCAAGCTCCCCTGGGACGTGGAGTCCGGCACGGTCCCCGACGAGGGCGGCCGCGTGATCGAGGCCGGCGGGCACCTGCAGTCGACGTACGTCACCGGCTGGATCCGGCGCGGTCCGGTCGGCCTGATCGGCCACACCAAGGGCGACGCCAACGAGACCGTCGCGAACCTCCTCGCCGACCACGCCGAGGGCCGCCTGCACAGCCCGGACGCGCCCGCGCCGGAGGCCGTCGAGGCCTTCCTCGCCGAGCGGAGCGTGCGCTACACCACGTGGGAGGGCTGGCACCGCCTCGACGCCGCGGAGAAGGCCCTCGGCGAGCCCCAGGGCCGCGCGCGCGTGAAGATCGTCGAGCGCGAGGACATGCTGGACGCGAGCGGCGCCTGA
- a CDS encoding amidohydrolase, translated as MTELAGLPGLAGIVRPLTTLYLDLHRHPELSGAEERTAGRFADWLEAAGYETTRGIGGHGVAGVLRGGEGPTVMLRAELDALPVRETTGLAYASRGEAAHACGHDLHLAAAAGAASLLASSPRALRGTLIVVGQPAEETLEGARAMLADGLYERTGRPDAVLAQHAAPLPAGMVAHGYGPMTAGSVTFRIVLHGRGGHAGAPHLTVDPVVAAAHVVTRLQTVVAREAAPSEQVAVTVGSFHAGDRANIVPDRAELAVTVRAAGEAALTRAAAAVERIVRAECAAADCPREPEIVRESVSPVTHPDPATTAAVREAHVAEFGPERVAMWPPSLATEDFGLFGDAGRDLHGAEGVRLAYWMLGVIGPAAWSAAPGATAAQKLAALPANHAPDFAPDARTALPAGVRALTAAALTCLAAPTA; from the coding sequence ATGACGGAACTCGCCGGACTACCCGGGCTGGCCGGAATCGTGCGGCCGCTCACCACCCTCTACCTGGATCTGCACCGGCATCCCGAGCTGTCGGGCGCCGAGGAGCGCACGGCGGGCCGGTTCGCCGACTGGCTGGAGGCCGCCGGGTACGAGACCACGCGCGGGATCGGCGGGCACGGCGTGGCCGGGGTGCTGCGGGGCGGCGAGGGGCCGACCGTCATGCTGCGGGCGGAACTGGACGCCCTGCCGGTACGGGAGACGACCGGCCTGGCCTACGCGAGCCGGGGTGAGGCGGCGCACGCCTGCGGGCACGACCTCCACCTGGCCGCGGCGGCGGGGGCGGCCTCGCTGCTGGCCAGCTCGCCTCGGGCTCTGCGGGGCACGCTGATCGTGGTGGGCCAGCCGGCGGAGGAGACCCTGGAGGGGGCCCGGGCGATGCTGGCGGACGGCCTGTACGAGCGGACGGGCCGCCCCGACGCCGTGCTGGCGCAGCACGCGGCCCCGCTGCCCGCCGGGATGGTGGCCCACGGGTACGGGCCGATGACCGCCGGGAGCGTCACCTTCCGGATCGTCCTGCACGGCCGCGGCGGGCATGCGGGGGCCCCGCACCTGACCGTGGACCCCGTGGTGGCGGCGGCCCATGTGGTGACCCGGCTCCAGACGGTGGTGGCCCGGGAGGCCGCGCCCTCGGAACAGGTCGCCGTCACGGTCGGCTCGTTCCACGCGGGCGACCGGGCGAACATCGTGCCCGACCGGGCCGAACTGGCCGTCACCGTACGGGCGGCCGGCGAGGCGGCGCTGACGCGCGCGGCCGCGGCGGTGGAGCGGATCGTCCGCGCCGAATGCGCGGCGGCGGACTGCCCCCGGGAGCCGGAGATCGTCCGCGAGTCCGTCTCTCCCGTCACCCATCCCGACCCGGCGACGACGGCCGCGGTACGGGAGGCCCATGTGGCGGAATTCGGCCCCGAGCGGGTGGCCATGTGGCCGCCGTCCCTGGCGACGGAGGACTTCGGGCTGTTCGGCGACGCGGGGCGCGACCTGCACGGCGCGGAAGGGGTCCGGCTCGCCTACTGGATGCTCGGGGTGATCGGACCCGCGGCCTGGTCGGCGGCGCCGGGGGCGACCGCGGCGCAGAAACTGGCGGCGCTGCCCGCCAACCACGCGCCTGATTTCGCGCCGGACGCCCGCACGGCGCTCCCGGCGGGCGTGCGGGCGCTGACGGCGGCGGCCCTCACCTGCCTGGCGGCTCCGACGGCGTGA
- a CDS encoding thiazolylpeptide-type bacteriocin, with product MEKSPLASLADEILELESETFEISDYSDASEVVLAGSTSCSSTSTCSSTTSTTSCSA from the coding sequence ATGGAGAAGTCGCCGCTCGCCTCGCTCGCCGACGAGATCCTCGAGCTCGAGTCCGAGACCTTCGAGATCTCCGACTACTCGGACGCCAGCGAGGTCGTGCTCGCCGGTTCCACGAGCTGCAGCTCGACCTCGACCTGCTCCTCGACCACCAGCACGACCTCCTGCAGCGCCTGA
- a CDS encoding TOMM precursor leader peptide-binding protein gives MTPTSVRTRPVRAPDGTALEAARRELAEALEDLGAYVVTLGVHDALGPRAADPFAAVRAAATVHLGARAVLVGPWGGDGTAPACGQCLAMRRQRLRSRSERDALETGSGTVTPVAGDWPRLPPYLLDAVRALHGAVFEGSAAAPGPTAADRALPQVSRLDLETLQVRTYPLAADPLCPGCGPRGTDAPAPFVPVSRPTPSPGAQRLRAASSYPMPHAALANPETGVLGGGTWINVTSPTTAPVAGSVFMRGYAGLTDVTWSGQANSFSASRDLAYLEGLERYAGTHRRTGSSLLTASYAELGERALDPALCGSYPPETYRDDPMVSPFDPERPIPWVYGHSLRDDRPVLVPARLVHYSAGLAADNFVFECSNGCAIGSCTEEALLGALLELIERDAFLVAWYAGLPLTEIDLASVPGPAVRMMADRAALQGYDVHVFDNRIDLSVPVVTALAVRRDGGPGLFSFGAGAALDPAAAAEAALSEVLTYIPHLPRQVAERRAELEAMAGDFRQVRHLKDHAQLYGLPVMAPYVRPYLEPVSVRPMAEVYRAWNAEGRPRTADLRDDLMYCVEELTQSGHDVIVVDQTTPEQRRIGLRTVCAVVPGLLPIDFGWSRQRAPFMPRLRTAPRRAGLRRTDLGEAEVRMVPHPFP, from the coding sequence ATGACCCCGACTTCCGTGCGCACGCGCCCCGTCCGGGCTCCGGACGGCACCGCGCTGGAAGCGGCGCGGCGCGAGCTGGCCGAGGCCCTGGAGGACCTCGGCGCGTACGTGGTCACCCTCGGCGTGCACGACGCGCTGGGGCCGCGCGCCGCGGACCCGTTCGCCGCGGTACGGGCGGCCGCGACCGTCCATCTCGGCGCCCGCGCCGTCCTGGTCGGCCCCTGGGGCGGCGACGGCACCGCGCCCGCCTGCGGCCAGTGCCTGGCGATGCGCCGGCAGCGGCTGCGCAGCCGGAGCGAGCGGGACGCCCTGGAGACCGGCAGCGGGACCGTCACCCCGGTGGCCGGGGACTGGCCGCGGCTGCCCCCGTACCTGCTGGACGCGGTACGGGCGCTGCACGGCGCGGTCTTCGAGGGCTCCGCGGCCGCCCCCGGCCCCACGGCGGCGGACCGGGCCCTGCCCCAGGTCTCCCGGCTGGACCTGGAGACCCTCCAGGTGCGGACCTACCCGCTGGCGGCCGATCCGCTCTGCCCCGGCTGCGGGCCGCGCGGGACCGACGCCCCGGCTCCCTTCGTCCCGGTCTCCCGGCCCACCCCCTCGCCGGGCGCGCAGCGGTTGCGGGCGGCGTCCTCGTACCCCATGCCGCACGCGGCGCTGGCGAATCCCGAGACCGGGGTGCTGGGCGGGGGAACCTGGATCAACGTCACCTCGCCGACGACCGCTCCCGTCGCGGGCAGCGTGTTCATGCGCGGCTACGCGGGGCTGACGGACGTCACCTGGAGCGGGCAGGCCAACAGCTTCTCGGCGAGCCGGGACCTGGCCTACCTGGAGGGCCTTGAGCGGTACGCGGGCACCCATCGGCGCACCGGGAGTTCGCTGCTCACGGCCTCGTACGCGGAGCTGGGCGAGCGGGCCCTGGATCCGGCCCTGTGCGGTTCCTACCCGCCCGAGACCTACCGCGACGACCCGATGGTGTCGCCCTTCGACCCGGAGCGGCCGATCCCCTGGGTGTACGGGCACTCGCTGCGCGACGACCGGCCCGTGCTGGTCCCGGCGCGGCTGGTGCACTACAGCGCGGGGCTGGCCGCCGACAACTTCGTCTTCGAGTGCTCCAACGGCTGCGCGATCGGCAGCTGCACGGAGGAGGCGCTGCTCGGCGCGCTGCTGGAACTGATCGAGCGGGACGCCTTCTTGGTGGCCTGGTACGCCGGACTGCCCCTGACCGAGATCGACTTGGCCTCCGTGCCGGGTCCGGCGGTGCGGATGATGGCCGACCGGGCGGCACTTCAGGGCTACGACGTACACGTCTTCGACAACCGGATCGACCTGTCGGTGCCGGTGGTGACGGCGCTCGCGGTGCGCCGCGACGGCGGGCCGGGGCTGTTCTCCTTCGGGGCGGGCGCGGCGCTGGATCCGGCGGCGGCTGCCGAGGCCGCGCTGTCGGAGGTCCTCACCTACATTCCGCACCTGCCCCGGCAGGTGGCGGAGCGGCGGGCCGAACTGGAGGCGATGGCCGGTGACTTCCGGCAGGTGCGGCATCTGAAGGACCACGCCCAGCTGTACGGGCTGCCGGTGATGGCCCCGTACGTGCGGCCCTACCTGGAGCCGGTGTCCGTGCGGCCGATGGCCGAGGTCTACCGGGCGTGGAACGCGGAGGGCCGGCCGCGCACCGCGGACCTTCGGGACGATCTCATGTACTGCGTGGAGGAGTTGACGCAGTCCGGGCACGATGTGATCGTCGTCGATCAGACGACGCCGGAGCAGCGGCGGATCGGGCTGCGCACGGTGTGCGCGGTCGTGCCGGGGCTGCTGCCGATCGACTTCGGCTGGTCGAGGCAGCGGGCGCCGTTCATGCCGCGGCTGCGCACCGCGCCCCGCCGGGCGGGGCTGCGCCGGACGGACCTGGGCGAGGCGGAGGTCCGGATGGTCCCCCACCCCTTCCCCTGA
- a CDS encoding ABC transporter permease gives MSAYTALTAAGYRAQVRDKATLFFTFAFPLLFLVVFGLIFSGQEVEESGRPYISYIAPGVMSWGVANAAVFGIAFTLMQWRRDDLLRLIRLTPTPLTTVLASRYVLALVVGVVQAAVFVAVAMLPGFGLVLDGRWPLVLPALVLGITAFMAIGVIVGTYANTPEAVAAIANCMMVPMAFLSGSFLPLDLMPSWLQSVSRVLPLRYLNDAATGALTGSGSLSAIGTGCAVLLGFAVLFGGIGLKTFRWSNRT, from the coding sequence ATGAGCGCGTACACGGCCCTGACCGCAGCCGGCTACCGGGCGCAGGTCCGGGACAAGGCCACCCTCTTCTTCACCTTCGCCTTCCCGCTGCTCTTCCTCGTCGTCTTCGGGCTGATCTTCAGCGGGCAGGAGGTGGAGGAGAGCGGCCGCCCCTACATCTCGTACATCGCTCCCGGCGTGATGTCGTGGGGCGTGGCCAACGCCGCCGTGTTCGGCATCGCGTTCACGCTGATGCAGTGGCGCCGCGACGACCTGCTGCGGCTGATCCGGCTGACGCCGACGCCGCTGACGACCGTGCTGGCCTCGCGGTACGTGCTGGCGCTCGTGGTCGGCGTCGTCCAGGCCGCGGTGTTCGTGGCGGTGGCGATGCTGCCCGGGTTCGGGCTGGTCCTGGACGGGCGCTGGCCGCTGGTGCTGCCGGCCCTGGTCCTCGGGATCACCGCGTTCATGGCGATCGGCGTGATCGTCGGCACCTACGCGAACACGCCCGAGGCCGTCGCGGCGATCGCCAACTGCATGATGGTGCCGATGGCGTTCCTGTCCGGCTCCTTCCTGCCGCTGGACCTGATGCCGTCGTGGCTCCAGTCGGTGTCGCGCGTCCTGCCGCTGCGCTACCTCAACGACGCCGCGACCGGGGCCCTGACCGGTTCGGGCTCGCTGTCCGCCATCGGCACCGGGTGCGCGGTGCTCCTCGGCTTCGCCGTGCTGTTCGGCGGGATCGGGCTCAAGACCTTCCGCTGGAGCAACCGGACATGA
- a CDS encoding ABC transporter ATP-binding protein, whose translation MSTDRTTQPPDSGPSAAVTVSEIRKRYGDRTAVDGISLDVRRGEFFGLLGPNGAGKTTLIEIMEGLRQADSGTVRVLGQSPWPRNTALLPRIGVQTQASAFFVRQTAREHLLTVAGLYRAERGAADRTLETVGLTEQRDVYVENLSGGQRQRLAIASALVHSPELIFLDEPTAALDPQARRDLWQVLRTLKSEGRTIVYTTHHLDEAEALCDRVAILVGGKTAALDSPHRLVTAAGAPARLLLPAGRIPLDDAASLPGVDRASLQGGSLVLETASPGKVLQAVDALTGLDGVMTRTATLEDVYLELTGTAAGHATTHPTESQA comes from the coding sequence ATGAGCACTGACCGCACCACCCAGCCCCCCGACAGCGGCCCCAGCGCCGCCGTCACCGTGTCGGAGATCCGCAAGCGCTACGGCGACCGCACCGCGGTGGACGGGATCTCCCTCGACGTGCGCCGCGGCGAGTTCTTCGGCCTCCTCGGCCCCAACGGGGCGGGCAAGACCACCCTCATCGAGATCATGGAAGGCCTGCGGCAGGCCGACTCCGGGACCGTCCGCGTGCTCGGGCAGAGCCCCTGGCCGCGCAACACGGCGCTGCTGCCGCGGATCGGCGTACAGACGCAGGCCTCCGCGTTCTTCGTCCGGCAGACCGCGCGCGAGCACCTGCTGACCGTCGCCGGGCTCTACCGCGCCGAACGGGGCGCGGCGGACCGCACGCTGGAGACGGTGGGCCTGACCGAACAGCGCGACGTGTACGTCGAGAACCTGTCCGGCGGCCAGCGCCAGCGCCTCGCCATCGCCTCCGCCCTCGTCCACAGCCCCGAGCTGATCTTCCTGGACGAGCCGACGGCGGCCCTCGACCCCCAGGCCCGCCGCGATCTGTGGCAGGTGCTGCGCACGCTCAAGAGCGAGGGCCGCACCATCGTCTACACCACCCACCACCTCGACGAGGCCGAGGCCCTGTGCGACCGGGTGGCCATCCTCGTCGGCGGGAAGACAGCCGCCCTCGACTCCCCGCACCGGCTCGTCACCGCCGCCGGCGCCCCCGCCCGGCTGCTGCTGCCCGCCGGCCGGATCCCGCTCGACGACGCGGCCTCCCTGCCGGGCGTGGACCGGGCCAGCCTCCAGGGCGGTTCGCTGGTCCTGGAGACCGCCTCCCCGGGCAAGGTCCTCCAGGCCGTCGACGCGCTCACCGGGCTCGACGGGGTGATGACCCGTACGGCCACGCTGGAGGACGTCTACCTCGAACTGACCGGTACGGCCGCCGGCCACGCCACCACCCACCCCACGGAGTCCCAGGCATGA
- a CDS encoding peptidase M50 translates to MSGPTGLLAHRPALRPGILLSPPLLNGPAVVHLVKDPVSGASFEIGPKEFFLVSRLDGSRNLAEIGAAYGEAFGRRLGEGNWQQLLALLGSRRLLAGGPAPEAPGPPGPPRSGTLLRGTLRLVADADAVTARLHRWVRPALRPVVLGGLLLLCLLMEAVLASDADRLVRDVWWLLSHPVPLLAVATLLWLSTALHEFAHGVAARHVGGTVGEIGLRWRLPVAIMYCTVDNYRYLGRRRHQLAVAAAGAFANLLFLLPFFGWWTALAEVDPTARVLGALLLLGSAQALVNLLPLPPLDGYTMLGHGLRVTRLAPASSAYLRLRMRDRAAADAYPARARRLYLAYGAGSAVLVLLLVCGAAGTLWYAVATAS, encoded by the coding sequence GTGAGCGGCCCCACCGGGCTGCTGGCGCACCGGCCCGCGCTGCGGCCGGGCATCCTGCTGTCCCCGCCGCTGCTGAACGGTCCGGCCGTCGTCCACCTCGTCAAGGACCCGGTCTCCGGGGCCTCCTTCGAGATCGGCCCGAAGGAGTTCTTCCTCGTCTCGCGTCTCGACGGCTCCCGCAACCTCGCCGAGATCGGCGCCGCGTACGGGGAGGCCTTCGGCCGCAGGCTCGGCGAGGGCAACTGGCAGCAGCTGCTGGCCCTCCTCGGCAGCCGCCGGCTGCTCGCGGGCGGGCCCGCGCCCGAGGCGCCGGGCCCGCCGGGGCCGCCGCGCAGCGGGACCCTGCTGCGCGGCACGCTGCGCCTGGTCGCCGACGCCGACGCCGTGACGGCCCGGCTGCACCGATGGGTGCGGCCGGCCCTGCGCCCGGTGGTGCTGGGCGGGCTGCTCCTGCTGTGCCTGTTGATGGAGGCGGTCCTGGCCTCCGACGCGGACCGGCTGGTGCGCGACGTGTGGTGGCTGCTGTCGCATCCCGTTCCGCTGCTGGCGGTGGCCACGCTGCTGTGGCTGAGCACGGCGCTGCACGAGTTCGCGCACGGGGTCGCCGCCCGTCATGTCGGCGGTACGGTCGGGGAGATCGGACTGCGCTGGCGGCTGCCCGTGGCCATCATGTACTGCACCGTGGACAACTACCGTTATCTGGGCCGCCGCCGTCACCAGCTGGCCGTCGCGGCGGCCGGGGCCTTCGCCAACCTCCTCTTCCTCCTCCCCTTCTTCGGCTGGTGGACGGCCCTGGCGGAGGTCGACCCGACCGCCCGGGTGCTGGGCGCGCTGCTCCTGCTCGGCAGCGCGCAGGCCCTGGTCAACCTGCTGCCACTGCCGCCGCTCGACGGCTACACGATGCTCGGCCACGGCCTGCGGGTCACCCGGCTCGCGCCCGCGAGCTCCGCGTACCTGCGGCTGCGGATGCGCGACCGGGCGGCGGCGGACGCCTACCCGGCGCGGGCCCGCAGGCTGTATCTCGCGTACGGCGCGGGCTCCGCCGTGCTGGTCCTGCTGCTCGTCTGCGGCGCGGCGGGCACGCTCTGGTACGCGGTGGCCACGGCCTCCTGA
- a CDS encoding lantibiotic dehydratase C-terminal domain-containing protein: MSDLTDPGTDRRGAWQAMHIFYAANPQPLLVNCVRPLIASLTADGLLAGHFFINYWLEGPHVRLRLRPSGEAAAPEVRRRAEEAVSAFLKARPALYEVDSGFLNEFYNTLFDIEFPEGDRAAFMGADGRMNLRPNNSYAYEPYEPEFGKYGGPAGIELAEWHFARSSDLVMDALGRMNLHLRTVLLGTSAQLMMVMAGVFLPDREDLGGYLDRYYEFWHTAFPGTGFIGSAEYDRTFEQTGPGLARRFAAVREALASGETGRLPAFLAGWADHCRELRGRAESLAVVGDLVFRSWDGTRDEQVTDPAVALPLLLSPYMHMTNNRLHVTIRDEAYLAHLLGRVLREGAGAEPVRP; the protein is encoded by the coding sequence ATGTCAGATCTGACCGACCCCGGCACGGACCGGCGCGGCGCATGGCAGGCCATGCACATCTTCTACGCCGCCAATCCGCAGCCCCTGCTGGTGAACTGTGTCCGTCCGCTGATCGCCTCGCTGACCGCGGACGGGCTGCTCGCCGGGCACTTCTTCATCAACTACTGGCTGGAGGGCCCGCACGTGCGGCTGCGGCTGCGGCCGTCGGGCGAAGCGGCCGCCCCCGAGGTGCGCAGGCGCGCCGAGGAGGCCGTCTCGGCCTTCCTGAAGGCCCGTCCCGCCCTCTACGAGGTGGATTCGGGATTCCTCAACGAGTTCTACAACACCCTTTTCGACATCGAGTTCCCCGAAGGCGACCGGGCCGCCTTCATGGGAGCCGACGGCCGGATGAACCTGCGGCCCAACAACTCGTACGCGTACGAACCCTACGAGCCGGAATTCGGAAAGTACGGCGGCCCGGCCGGAATTGAACTCGCCGAATGGCATTTCGCCCGTTCCAGTGATCTGGTCATGGACGCCCTGGGCCGGATGAACCTGCATCTTCGCACCGTACTGCTGGGCACCTCGGCGCAGTTGATGATGGTGATGGCGGGGGTTTTCCTGCCCGACCGGGAGGATCTCGGCGGCTATCTCGACCGCTACTACGAGTTCTGGCACACGGCGTTCCCGGGCACGGGCTTCATCGGCTCGGCGGAGTACGACCGCACCTTCGAGCAGACCGGCCCCGGGCTCGCCCGGCGGTTCGCCGCCGTCCGCGAGGCGCTGGCCTCCGGGGAGACGGGCCGGCTGCCCGCCTTCCTGGCCGGGTGGGCGGACCACTGTCGCGAGCTGCGCGGGCGGGCCGAATCCCTGGCGGTTGTCGGTGACCTGGTCTTCCGCTCCTGGGACGGCACGCGCGACGAGCAGGTCACCGATCCGGCCGTGGCGCTGCCGCTGCTGCTCTCCCCGTACATGCACATGACCAACAACCGGCTGCATGTGACGATCCGGGACGAGGCCTACCTGGCGCACCTGCTGGGGCGGGTGCTGCGCGAGGGCGCCGGGGCCGAGCCGGTGCGCCCGTGA